Below is a genomic region from Maridesulfovibrio ferrireducens.
GAGCTCTCTCATGAGGCTGCTGTGGGTAAGATTGCTCAGGAAGAGATTGAATATCTGATGGCACGCGGGATGGATGAGGACGAAGCGACTTCAACCATTGTGCGTGGGTTCCTGAATGTTGATGATATGAAGTTGCCTAAAAAGCTTCAGATTGAAATTGACAAACAGATTGCAGAACTTGATTCAAGTAACGCTATGTAATTTATCATTTAATATTGTTTTTATTAAAGTGTCTTTCCTTAGGGAGAGGCACTTTTTTTATGGTTTAATAATTAAAGTGTAAAATGCAACAAGAGCAGGAATAGACAAGATCAAAAGTTTTCCATATAAAAATTAAACGTTATTCTAACTGCTTAAATTTATTGAAAAGTAAACATACTATTAGGAATTAAAATGCCCGGATATAGAGTACATATCAGCGGAGCGATTGTCGCTGGACTATTGGTTCTTTTACTGTTGGTTAACATCGGAATGTATATTATTGATCCGCAGCAGGTTGCTATTTTGATAGTGCTGTGTGTTCTCGGCGCGCTTTTCCCTGATATTGATACAGATTCAAAGGGGAAACGGATTTTTTATTCGGGGATGCTGATTCTGTCGCTTGCGTTGATTTATTTTGAAGAATTTAGGTGGGCGGCATATCTTGGGGTTTTGGCCATACTGCCGGGGGTAAGTGCTCATCGCGGGTGGACACATACTTGGTGGGCGATGCTGTTAGTTCCCATGCCTATGCTGGTGTTACCATATTATGTTTATGGTCAGCAGTTTCCGACTTTACTTCCATATTATGTAGCGTTTGTAACAGGATATTTCTCTCATCTGCTGCTGGATAAAGAGTTTTAAGCAAACTTATTGGAAGCTTTATTCTTCAATCAGGTCAATTAATTTTCCAAGAACGAGTGGAGTGTTGAATTTATTTAACACTCTTTCTCTACCCGCTTTACCCATTTTATTGCGTAATCCAGCATCTAAAATTAGTTTTTCAAGGGCAGATGCCAGCTGTGATGAATCTTCAGATGGAACAAGAATTCCGGTTTTACCGTTCTTTACTACTTCCGGATTGGAGCTGATTTCAAAACCGACAACTGGTTTTTCAAGAGTCATGGCTTCAACAAGTGCGTAACCGAATCCTTCCCATAATGATGGCAGGCAGAATATATCTTGAGATGCGTAGAACGATTTCATGTCTTCAACAAAGCCTATAAAGTCAACAACATCAGATACTCCGTGTTTTGTAGAGTAGTCTTTAAGCTCTTCTTCCATTTCACCTTTTCCGGCGATTAGGATTCGGAAATTAAGCCCTTTCTTTTTAAGAATTTCAGCCGCTTCAATCAGAAATTTTTGTCCTTTTTGAGCTGTCAGTCTAGCTGCATTACCAATGATTACTTCATCACCTAACCGAGTATAAATCTGTTCACTTGGCTGATTGTCAAATTCTACAACATCGAAGCCGTTATGGATTAATCTTATTTTTGATTCGTTTATAAGGTTCTTATTGTTGATAAGAACTGTGCGTTTGGTTTCAAGCGAATTAACGATTAAACGGTCAACAACTTTTGAGAATATCTGTCTGTTGAGGAAACTGTTTTTGACCGGAACTGCAATTCCACGGCGATAAATAACCTTGGAAACACCTGCGCATTTGGCTGCAAAACCACCGCTTTTAACGTCAGACGGTAGGGCGGTGATAACTGTTTTTATGTCGTTTTGCTGAAAAAAAGATTTAAGGCGTAGCATTATGGCTGGATTTAAAAACGAAAGATTGCCGATGGATTCACTGTGAAGAGTGATTCCTGGTTCGTTTTCTAATCTTTTTTTGAGTTCTGAGTTGTGATTTGTGACAACAAAAACTCGATATCCTTTGTCCCGCAGGAGCAGGGAAAAATGGTGATTCCATTTTTCCCCGCCGCCCCACGCTTTATTACTATTAAAAAAACAAACGTTTTGATTCACTATAATTTTATTCCGAGAGCGTCCGCTGTGAGCTGTGGAATTGATTCAAGGCTTGGGCAGACCGTGAAACCTGCTGAACGCATTTTTTCCAGTTTGCCTTGAACTCCGGTACCTTCCTGCAAAATTGCACCTGCATGACCGAGCCGTTTCCCGGGAGGTGCGGTCTGCCCAGCAATAAAGGAAAGTACGGGTTTGTCAAACCCTGTTTTGATTACATAGTCAGCTAGATCCTGCTCAGCAGTTCCGCCGATTTCACCGAGAACCATGACAGCCTTGGTTTCATCGTGGTTACGCAGCATTTCGAACATATCTGCGAAAGTGGTTCCGATATAAGAATCCCCGCCGATTCCGACACTAAGTGATTGCCCGATTCCAACTTGGTTTAAGCGGTCGGCAACTTCATAGGTAAGGGTTCCGCTTCGAGAAAGGACAGCGACAGGCCCGGGTGAGAATGGTGTTGTCGGTAATATTCCTATTTTTGTCTGACCGGGAACGATCAGTCCGGGAGTATTGGGGCCGACTACACGGGTTTTGCCGCCTTTTATCTGTTCAAGAACATTCAGCATTGAACTCTGAACAATGCCTTCGGTGATGCACACAACCCAAGGAATTTCACATGACGCAGCTTCCAAGATTGCATCTGTCGCAAGCTTTGGCGGCACGAAAATGATGCTCGCACCTATTTTGTGATGGAGCTGTGCTTCTTTTATGCTGTTATAAACCGGCACACCCAAAACTTCCTGGCCGCCTTTAAACGGAGTTACTCCGGCAACAATGTTGCTTCCGTATTCGAGCATGAGCCGTGTGTGCAGACGTCCTTCCTGTCCGGTGATTCCCTGCACAAGTATGGGAGTGTCTTTGTCAATATCGAAAATACTTGAAGATTTGTATCCAACATCTACAGGTGTTGATTCCGGCATTGCTGAAATCGGTTCTGCAAATTTTATTACGGGAGCGTTTGCGGGTTTAAGTGTCCGCAATATTTCGACAGCTTCATTCATATTATGGGCACGATGCAGTTTGTCACTGTTGAGATCTTTAAGAATTTTAAGCCCTTTATCCGCGCTGTTGCCGGACATGCGGACCACTATAGGTTTTTCCGGTGCTTTTCCTCCAAGGGCGGCGACCAGTGCCTTGGCAACTAATTCGCAGGAAAGTATTCCTCCGAACAGGTTAATGAAAATTGCTTCAACCTGTTCATCCTTAAACAGCAGCCCTAAAGCGGTTTCAATACGTTTTTGATCCGCTGCTCCGCCAAGGTCTAAAAAGTTGGCTGCCGGTAGCTTAGAGAAGTTGAGAGCATCCATTGATGCCATAGCAAGGCCTGCACCGTTGGCAATTAATCCTACCCATCCTTTCAGCGAAACAAAGCTCATTCCCGCATCTCGGGCGATGTTTTCTTCGCGGGTTGAATGCTCAGGCTGGTAAAAACGTTCGAAGGCCGGATTGATATCAACGATATTATCGTCCATTTCAATTTTACCATCGAGAGCGAGTAGTTTGCCGTATCCGGTTAATGCCAGAGGATTGATTTCGGCAAGTAGTAAGCCGTAATCAATCATTGTTTTATATAAGTTGGTAACTATGGTGCTGAAATCACCAAAAAGCTCTTTGGCCAGTCCGATGTGAAAAAATGCAGCTCTGATTTGATTCGGCTGCAATCCACCGGGCAGGCTTATTTCTTGGACCAGAAGGTTTTCCGGCCCCATGGTTTCAATTTCAACACCACCTTCACGTCCTACAGTCATTATAACTTTGCGGCGCTGTCTTGAAAGGGTGAGTGAAAGATAAAATTCTTGACGGATATCAACTGCCGGTTCTGCTCTGATAAAGGGAACTTTATTTCCTTTGATCTCCATTGATAAAATTTGACGAGCAGTTTTTTCATACTCTTCCCGCGAATCTACTTTTTGAATTCCGCCAGCTTTTCCACGTCCCCCGACCGGGACCTGTGCTTTTAGAATCCAAGGCAAAGGAAAGTAGGGTTCTAATGCGGGGAGATCTTTCAGGGTTATTTTAACACCTGTCGGAACAGGAATTCTGGCGGCCTCTTTAAGTAGTGTCTTGCTGAGATGTTCATTGAGCAGCATAATCCCTCCAGCACGGCTACGGTTATAACTTCAAGAGTTAATTTAAATTTATAATCTCAGGCAAAAGACATTAAAGCAGAACGAAGATGGTTAAAAAAGTAAATCTGCTAGAATATCAATGTGTTTGCTCTGAAACATTTTTCAGATGAGACTAATGCCAATAGCGTATAATGCAAATATATGGCACTCTCAAGTTTAATTGATAAATACTATTCTGTTTTTTTTTACTAAACAGGTAACGATGTATATATTATGCAGGTTCAGGCTCTAATTAATTAATTTGTGATGATTAAATTTTATTGCGAAAAGAGTTCAAGGATAAAAAATGGCAGCTTTTAAAGATTTATCAAATGCTCTGGCAGATGAAGTCTTAAACGACATGGCAGATAACTTTTTCGGGGCAAGAAAAGATATCGATGATACCATGGAGTATTTTGAATCTTTGTCAAAGCAGCTTTTTGAAAATGTGGATGAGATCTTTGAATCATGTGCTTTGCTTCAAAAGGTTTGCCTTGGTGAAGTTGGGTACAAAGAATTTTGGGATTTAGCAGGAATTAATCCTGAGCTTTATAATTTTCCTGAGCAGACAGAATGTTCTTCTTTTGACGACACTCCTTCATTTTCACTGACAAATAAAACTGAATATACTAAGTGGGTAAGCATTGCTTATCATCAGCTTGCCCGTCGTATAGAAGCTTATATGAACGGATTAATTACTGATAATGAAGCGAATCACGGTCGTAAAATGAGATCCTTAAACCGCATGGATTTTTATCTTTTTGCTGAGGATATTAATCGTAAAATTGATAAAGTTAATAAAAATATATCACCTTCTGATGTACTGAAATTTACAAAATCGCTTGATCCGGAAACAGTAGTAAAAGAAAATATCACCGGATGTGTGGGGCCGGATTGTTCCGCCATAGACAGTCAAATGGCTTTTAAGCCTATTGTGATTGAAGAACTGGGTTTACCGGAGTTTCCTGATTTGCCTGACGGTAAACACACACCTCCTTTTATTCAGGACTTTTGTTCACAAATGTATTCAAAGAATAAGTCGCAAGTGAAAGTCTTGCTAGAGCAATTACAGAAAAGCATTTAATTCAGGAGATTTCAGATGAAAAAAGTATTTACTCTATTTGTTTTCGCTCTGGCGATATCTTGCTTGTCCCTATCCGCTTTTGCAGAGTCGGAAATGGCTGTTCCTGATGTTAAATCAAAGCCGGTACCTGTGAGTGATAAGGCTGAAAATCTTAATAAAAAAGATGGATTTGCTATAATTGTAGAACATTTTGGAAATGATGAAGTTGGTGGCACTTTGGCTTTAAAGTTAAAGGAAAACTTTAGGAAATCAGTGTTGTTCAGACTGGCTGATAAAAAGCAAAAATCAGTAAGAATTAAAGTCGTTTCAAGTAGTGAATTTAGCGAACGTCCTGAAATAGGGTCGATTTATGCTGTGATTTGGACTTTTGCAGCAAGTGAAGATGTTGTTCCATTTTATCTTGATAAGCGTATCGGCACAGTGAATGTTTTAAACGTTGAAACTACTGCGGCTAAATTAATGAACACAACCGATAAAATTGCGACTCAATATAAATTTCTATTTGAATAGTATTTCAATATGATCAGGTAGTAAGCTTGGATGAAATTTTTTGAGCACGCAAACTTCTAAGCTTTTTTCCTGACTCTTTGCCTAAGTTTCTATCTTGTTCCGGTAGGCTGACTTTTAATATCTTGGCCAGATCGGTCATTGCGGTTGCCATTGTATCTTCATTTTTGTCTGCGCGGCAAAGATCTCTCATGTTTTTCACCAAATCATTCTTGTGGAGTTTCATAAGCAGGTCTACTTTTGTGGCCGGCCGTAGCTCTTTATAGTTTCCTGCTTTCATATGTAGTTCTGCCGCTAACTCTCCGGCTTTTATATACTTGTTAGGAAGCAGCAGCCTCTTGCTGAGTTTAGATGCAAGGGCGATTCCTTTTATATCGTGTCCGTGGTGAGCCGGCAAAAGTTCTGTTGGAGTTAAAATTTTGCCGAGATCGTGACACGTGGCCATCCAGCAGGTGATCGGATTTCCGGCTACTTTGTCCATAATTTCGGAGATATGTCCTAGTACAGATTTGTCATGAAATTTCGGAGGTCCAGCTGTGATTCCGTCTGAACCGGAGAATTCAGTAAACCAAGGTTCAAAGCAATTCGCGGCCTGAAGAGTTCTCACAAAATTGCCCGGTTTGTCACTTTTGAGGGCTTTAATTAATTCTACTCCTATTCTGTCAGGAGCTATGTTTGTCAGCCATCCTTTTTCAAAAGCTTCCCGCATGCTGGTGATCAGGTCCGGGTGAGCTGTAAAGTCTGGAAATCTGGCAAGAAATGTTGCGGCGCGAAAAACTCTTAACGGGTCTGATTTAAATGTTTCTGCGAATGCAGGCCGCAGGGTTTTAGAATATAAATCTTCGAGTCCGTTAGGATGTGCATACAGTTCTCCATCCTCATCCAGAGCGAAGCCGTTTATGGTGAAATCTCTTGCAGACAGGTCGAGATCTATTGTTTCTTCGACCGTTTGTCCTGTTATTCTGGGAAAGGAGAATTCAAATCCTTTCTGGAAAAATATTTCATAGGATTTGCCGACTGGCTTGGCATATGGGAATTCTTTTTTAAAGTCCTCAACAGAACCGGACGCAACTAAGAAATCAAAATCATTCGGTGTTTTTCCTAGGAGTAAGTCTCGGATTGAACCTCCGACCATTAAAATGGATAATGTTTTTTTCTTATTTTTCATATTGTTGTTAATTCTATTCTATATGTAATAAAAGATTAAGAAAACTTGCCAAAATCAATAGAGATGATATCTTATGGGGAATGAAAAACAAAATATTAATATTCATATTGTTGTTGGCAGGAGTTTTTCTCTTTTTTGCCCTTGATTTTGATAGGTTCTTAACCTTGGATTATTTGAAAAGTTCAAGGCAGGAATTTCAAGTTTTTTATGAGTTGCATCCATTTGGATCAATCTTTAGTTTTTTTGTTATTTACGTTGTCATTGTAGGGCTTAATTTGCCGGGGGCCGCAGTACTTGGCCTTGCCGGAGGAGCTCTTTTCGGTTTTACCGTTGGCGTGGTTACCATCTCTTTTGCCAGTTCTATCGGGGCGACAATTGCCTGTTTTTTTTCGCGCTATTTATTTCGGGACTATGTTCAGCGTAGGTTTGGAGATAAGCTGGAAAAAGTCAACAACGGAATAAAAAACGAAGGAGCATTCTATCTATTCACAATGCGCCTTATTCCGGCTATTCCTTTTGTTGTAATTAATCTCGTGATGGGACTTACTCCCATGAGACTTCGGACTTTTTATTGGGTCTCCCAGATCGGAATGCTGCCCGGAACAATGGTTTTTGTGAACGCCGGAAAGGAGCTTGGTCAAATTTCGTCTGTATCCGGTATTCTTCAACCGAGTTTAATAATTTCTTTTATTATATTAGGTTTGTTTCCACTTTTTGTCAGAAAAGCAGTTAGTTTCGTAAAAGAACGAAATATTAATAAAATAACTTAATTTTAATAAGGATATTTATTAAAATATGGCTAGATCTCCCTTAACGTCTATAACGACAAAGACGTCTCCTACTATCCGGAATTATCATAAAGGTAAGGTTATTTTCCATGAAGGACAGGAAAGTAAAGTTGCTTATATGATTAAATCCGGTTCAGTTAATGTTTTTAAAAATATTGATAATAAAAAAACAGTATTAATGACTCTTCATCGTGGTGATATTTTTGGAGAAATGTCATTACTTGCGAACGAAAAACGTTCTGTAAGTGTTGAGGCTGCAAGCTATTGTGAATTAGTTCCTTTGACTGAGGATATCATGAACAGGCTGCTTGATGCCTCTCCTGTAACTGTTAAAAAAATAGTTGAATTGCTTGCTGAGCGGGTTTTACGTGTAGATAATGAAGCTGTTACCGTTGATGAAGGTGGACCGTTTCTTTCATTGGCTACAATATTAGACCTTGCTTATAAGGATTATGCGTATATTCCGCGAGATAAGAAGCGCGAAATAGAAAATTATGAGATGGGTCTTTCAGTAAAGTCTTTTACGGAAACAGTGAAAGGTCTCGCTGTGTTTTCTACAATAGAAATTGATTCTTTTCTTCATACAATTTTTAAATTTAGACTGATTGACATTAAATCGAAGCAGAAAAGCGGTAAAAGTGCTTTTGTTGAAAGATATATCAAGATACCAGATTTTAATGAATTTATGTTATCTTTAAGAAAATTGTATTCAGAGGTCAAAGAACTTGGGGCTGATGTTGAATACAAGATGAATTTTATGACTTTTTCCGATCTTGCAGTGCGAACAGGAAGTCGACCTGAATTTATTTATAACAAAGTTATGAAAGAAGAGTTCCCTGAAAATTTATTGTTTTTTAATAGAGCAAAAGCAATAAACTGGAGTAAGGATAAAGAACCTGATTTTTTTAAAAAGTTTAAACGGCCTAAAAAATCCTTGAATGAAATTGATAATGTTGATGATTTTGTTTTTATTGATAATCCTACGTTACAAATAGCGTTGAAAGATTTTAATTATTATAAAATATCTGTTCTTTATTCTGCTGCCGACGAACAAAATAAAAAGAAAATTTTGCTGAATATAAATAGAAAACAAGCTGGTATTCTTCAGTCTGAACCGCCTGCCGCTCGTGATGTAAGCGATTTAGATGTCCTAGAATGTTCAGATGAAGTGATAGATATTATTAAAAAATTAAAAGGGTTATAGAGTGAGTTCCTTAAAACCTAAGTCAATAACCTTTTCTAAGGGTGATGTTATTTTCCGTGAAGGCGACATGGGAAATGTTGCCTATATTATTACCAAGGGTACTGTTAATATTGTTAAACAAATTCATGGTGTTAATAATGTTTTAGCAACTCTTGGTTCTGGTGAAATTTTTGGCGAAATGGCCATAATATCAAGGAGTCCTCGAGTTGCCGGGGCGGAAGCTGAAACAAGTTGTACTTTGATGGTTTTAACTGCCAACCTTATTATGACCTTGCTTAAAAAGAGCCATCCAACTGTATTTCATCTCACTCGGGTACTGGCCTCAAGACTTGCTACCGCTAATAAAAATATAATTGAAAACAGAAGTGGCAATATCTGGATGACCCTGTGCCGTCTTCTTAATCTTAAATTTAGAATATTTACGAATTCTCCGGAACAAGATAAAGAGGTTGGAGTTAATTATAAAGATTTTTGTTATGAACTTAGCAGTATAATAAATATTTCAGAATCAGAAATAGAAAGGATGATTACTGCTGCTTGTTCTTTTAATCTTATAACAAAAAGTAAAATGGTAAGCAGAGTTTATCTTGCTATCAATGATCCTGAACACTTTTTGGAAGTGGCAGAAAGTTTGTCTAATGATGTTAATAAGTTCAGAGGGAAGATTTGTTACACTGAGTACGTTGATATTCATGACTTTTCTGAGCTGTTCGATTCTCTTCCAGAGTTGATTTATAAAAAAATAGGTGTTGGTGATTTTCCTGAAGATATTTGTGTCTTACACAAAGGCGCAACATACAAATGGGCTAAAAAGAAGGGAGATGAATATTTTCTGGAAACCAAACGTAAACGTAAGTCCATTGAAGAGTTAGAAAATGTTAATGATATCGTTTTTGTTGATATTGGAACTTTAAAGCAAATTTTCAGCAGGCTTGGTTATTATAAGCTGGGTATATTATTGGCAATTGCCGCGGAAGAAGGCAGAGACAGGATATTAGCAGCGATTTCTTCAAAGATTGCAAACGCTATTACTAAAGAATCAAAAGGTTTAGACGCTATTGATCAGAACGAAGCTGATGAAGTGGAAGAAGAATTGCTTGATATGATCAGAGAAGTTAAATTAGGTAAAAAGGAATAGTTTTGAAATGGCGAAACATTTCTTATAGTAAGTTAAAAACAACAGTGTCAACTCTTGCCAAAAAACCTTAGTACATGAGATAACAAGCTATGATTAAAAGAATTACCATTATCAGCGGAAAAAAAGACAGTCCTATTCCTAAAGTAACTCCTGAGCAGCTTTTTCAGGCTCACCCTCTTTGGGCAAGAGATATCGAGCACTTCAGTCCATGGAATAGTGAAGATGCTGAATATAGAACTTATTCCACTTGGTTATCCGGGGCTAGAGCCGGTAGACCTATAGCTATTTGTGGTTCCTGTATTTCAAGTATCGATGTCGCTTGGCGTCTTAATGCTCTTGAAGAT
It encodes:
- a CDS encoding Crp/Fnr family transcriptional regulator, which encodes MARSPLTSITTKTSPTIRNYHKGKVIFHEGQESKVAYMIKSGSVNVFKNIDNKKTVLMTLHRGDIFGEMSLLANEKRSVSVEAASYCELVPLTEDIMNRLLDASPVTVKKIVELLAERVLRVDNEAVTVDEGGPFLSLATILDLAYKDYAYIPRDKKREIENYEMGLSVKSFTETVKGLAVFSTIEIDSFLHTIFKFRLIDIKSKQKSGKSAFVERYIKIPDFNEFMLSLRKLYSEVKELGADVEYKMNFMTFSDLAVRTGSRPEFIYNKVMKEEFPENLLFFNRAKAINWSKDKEPDFFKKFKRPKKSLNEIDNVDDFVFIDNPTLQIALKDFNYYKISVLYSAADEQNKKKILLNINRKQAGILQSEPPAARDVSDLDVLECSDEVIDIIKKLKGL
- the sucD gene encoding succinate--CoA ligase subunit alpha, with amino-acid sequence MLLNEHLSKTLLKEAARIPVPTGVKITLKDLPALEPYFPLPWILKAQVPVGGRGKAGGIQKVDSREEYEKTARQILSMEIKGNKVPFIRAEPAVDIRQEFYLSLTLSRQRRKVIMTVGREGGVEIETMGPENLLVQEISLPGGLQPNQIRAAFFHIGLAKELFGDFSTIVTNLYKTMIDYGLLLAEINPLALTGYGKLLALDGKIEMDDNIVDINPAFERFYQPEHSTREENIARDAGMSFVSLKGWVGLIANGAGLAMASMDALNFSKLPAANFLDLGGAADQKRIETALGLLFKDEQVEAIFINLFGGILSCELVAKALVAALGGKAPEKPIVVRMSGNSADKGLKILKDLNSDKLHRAHNMNEAVEILRTLKPANAPVIKFAEPISAMPESTPVDVGYKSSSIFDIDKDTPILVQGITGQEGRLHTRLMLEYGSNIVAGVTPFKGGQEVLGVPVYNSIKEAQLHHKIGASIIFVPPKLATDAILEAASCEIPWVVCITEGIVQSSMLNVLEQIKGGKTRVVGPNTPGLIVPGQTKIGILPTTPFSPGPVAVLSRSGTLTYEVADRLNQVGIGQSLSVGIGGDSYIGTTFADMFEMLRNHDETKAVMVLGEIGGTAEQDLADYVIKTGFDKPVLSFIAGQTAPPGKRLGHAGAILQEGTGVQGKLEKMRSAGFTVCPSLESIPQLTADALGIKL
- a CDS encoding metal-dependent hydrolase; amino-acid sequence: MPGYRVHISGAIVAGLLVLLLLVNIGMYIIDPQQVAILIVLCVLGALFPDIDTDSKGKRIFYSGMLILSLALIYFEEFRWAAYLGVLAILPGVSAHRGWTHTWWAMLLVPMPMLVLPYYVYGQQFPTLLPYYVAFVTGYFSHLLLDKEF
- a CDS encoding glycosyltransferase, whose protein sequence is MNQNVCFFNSNKAWGGGEKWNHHFSLLLRDKGYRVFVVTNHNSELKKRLENEPGITLHSESIGNLSFLNPAIMLRLKSFFQQNDIKTVITALPSDVKSGGFAAKCAGVSKVIYRRGIAVPVKNSFLNRQIFSKVVDRLIVNSLETKRTVLINNKNLINESKIRLIHNGFDVVEFDNQPSEQIYTRLGDEVIIGNAARLTAQKGQKFLIEAAEILKKKGLNFRILIAGKGEMEEELKDYSTKHGVSDVVDFIGFVEDMKSFYASQDIFCLPSLWEGFGYALVEAMTLEKPVVGFEISSNPEVVKNGKTGILVPSEDSSQLASALEKLILDAGLRNKMGKAGRERVLNKFNTPLVLGKLIDLIEE
- a CDS encoding HD domain-containing protein — its product is MKNKKKTLSILMVGGSIRDLLLGKTPNDFDFLVASGSVEDFKKEFPYAKPVGKSYEIFFQKGFEFSFPRITGQTVEETIDLDLSARDFTINGFALDEDGELYAHPNGLEDLYSKTLRPAFAETFKSDPLRVFRAATFLARFPDFTAHPDLITSMREAFEKGWLTNIAPDRIGVELIKALKSDKPGNFVRTLQAANCFEPWFTEFSGSDGITAGPPKFHDKSVLGHISEIMDKVAGNPITCWMATCHDLGKILTPTELLPAHHGHDIKGIALASKLSKRLLLPNKYIKAGELAAELHMKAGNYKELRPATKVDLLMKLHKNDLVKNMRDLCRADKNEDTMATAMTDLAKILKVSLPEQDRNLGKESGKKLRSLRAQKISSKLTT
- a CDS encoding TVP38/TMEM64 family protein; its protein translation is MKNKILIFILLLAGVFLFFALDFDRFLTLDYLKSSRQEFQVFYELHPFGSIFSFFVIYVVIVGLNLPGAAVLGLAGGALFGFTVGVVTISFASSIGATIACFFSRYLFRDYVQRRFGDKLEKVNNGIKNEGAFYLFTMRLIPAIPFVVINLVMGLTPMRLRTFYWVSQIGMLPGTMVFVNAGKELGQISSVSGILQPSLIISFIILGLFPLFVRKAVSFVKERNINKIT
- a CDS encoding Crp/Fnr family transcriptional regulator, with amino-acid sequence MSSLKPKSITFSKGDVIFREGDMGNVAYIITKGTVNIVKQIHGVNNVLATLGSGEIFGEMAIISRSPRVAGAEAETSCTLMVLTANLIMTLLKKSHPTVFHLTRVLASRLATANKNIIENRSGNIWMTLCRLLNLKFRIFTNSPEQDKEVGVNYKDFCYELSSIINISESEIERMITAACSFNLITKSKMVSRVYLAINDPEHFLEVAESLSNDVNKFRGKICYTEYVDIHDFSELFDSLPELIYKKIGVGDFPEDICVLHKGATYKWAKKKGDEYFLETKRKRKSIEELENVNDIVFVDIGTLKQIFSRLGYYKLGILLAIAAEEGRDRILAAISSKIANAITKESKGLDAIDQNEADEVEEELLDMIREVKLGKKE